From one Triticum aestivum cultivar Chinese Spring chromosome 4B, IWGSC CS RefSeq v2.1, whole genome shotgun sequence genomic stretch:
- the LOC123093005 gene encoding T-complex protein 1 subunit beta, translating to MERVLKDDAIQEKGERARMASFVGAMAIADLVKTTLGPKGMDKILQSTGRGRSVTVTNDGATILKSLHIDNPAAKVLVDISKVQDDEVGDGTTSVVVLAGELLREAEKLVNMKIHPMTIIAGYRMAAECARNALLKRTMDNKDNTDKFRSDLMNIAMTTLSSKILSQDKEYFAELAVDAVLRLKGSTNLESIQILKKPGGSLKDSFLDEGFILDKKIGLGQPKRIENANILVANTAMDTDKVKIYGARVRVDSMAKVADIEAAEKQKMREKVEKIIGHGINCFVNRQLIYNFPEELFADAGILAVEHADFEGIERLALVTGGDIASTFDNPESVKLGHCKLIEEIMIGEDRLIHFSGVAMGQACTIVLRGASEHVLDEAERSLHDALCVLSQTVTDTRVIYGGGWPEMVMSKEVDELARKTPGKKSHAIDAFSRALQAIPTIIADNAALDSAELISQLRAEHHKVNSTAGIDVISGGLGDMQKRGICEAFKVKQAIVLSATEAAEMILRVDEIITCAPRRREDRM from the exons ATGGAGAGGGTGCTCAAGGATGACGCCATCCAGGAGAAGGGCGAGCGCGCCAGGATG GCTTCTTTTGTAGGTGCCATGGCGATCGCAGACTTAGTCAAGACCACATTGGGCCCAAAAGGAATG GACAAGATCCTTCAGTCGACTGGCCGAGGGCGGAGTGTCACCGTTACAAATGATGGTGCTACCATTTTGAAGTCCCTTCATATCGACAACCCTGCTGCCAAGGTCCTTGTTG ACATCTCAAAAGTCCAAGATGATGAAGTTGGTGATGGAACAACTTCTGTTGTTGTGTTGGCTGGAGAACTGTTGAGGGAGGCTGAAAAGTTGGTTAACATGAAGATTCATCCGATGACTATTATTGCAG GTTACAGAATGGCTGCTGAGTGTGCCAGAAATGCTTTGCTGAAAAGGACCATGGACAACAAAGACAATACAG ACAAGTTCAGATCAGATCTCATGAACATTGCCATGACTACGCTTAGTTCAAAAATTCTCTCCCAGGACAAGGAGTATTTTGCTGAACTTGCAGTTGATGCTGTCCTCAGGCTTAAG GGTAGCACCAACTTGGAGTCAATCCAAATTCTGAAGAAACCGGGAGGTTCTCTTAAGGATTCCTTTTTGGATGAAGG GTTCATTCTTGATAAGAAGATTGGCCTTGGTCAACCAAAGCGAATTGAAAACGCTAATATTCTGGTTGCGAACACTGCTATGGACACAGATAAAGTTAAGATTTATGGGGCACGTGTCCGGGTGGATTCGATGGCTAAGGTTGCAGATATTGAAGCTGCCGAGAAACAGAAAATGAGAGAGAAAGTTGAGAAAATCATTGGCCACGGGATCAACTGCTTTGTCAACAGGCAGCTAATCTACAACTTCCCTGAAGAACTTTTTGCTGATGCTGGCATACTCGCAGTTGAGCATGCTGACTTTGAGGGCATCGAGCGGCTAGCTCTTGTCACTGGAGGTGATATTGCATCAACTTTTGACAACCCAGAGTCTGTTAAGCTTGGGCACTGCAAGCTCATCGAAGAGATTATGATTGGGGAGGACAGGCTGATTCATTTCTCCGGGGTTGCGATGGGGCAAGCATGCACCATTGTCCTGAGAGGAGCAAG TGAGCATGTGCTTGATGAGGCTGAGAGGTCCTTGCATGATGCCCTATGTGTGCTTTCTCAGACAGTAACTGACACGCGTGTCATATATGGTGGTGGATGGCCTGAGATGGTGATGTCCAAGGAGGTGGATGAACTTGCAAGGAAGACCCCTGGGAAGAAATCTCACGCGATTGATGCCTTTTCACGCGCCCTGCAAGCCATCCCAACAATCATTGCTGACAATGCTGCTCTGGATAGTGCTGAGCTGATCTCCCAGCTCCGAGCCGAGCACCACAAAGTGAACAGCACTGCTGGAATTGATGTCATCAGCGGCGGG CTGGGAGACATGCAGAAGCGCGGGATATGTGAGGCGTTCAAGGTGAAGCAGGCCATCGTCCTGTCTGCGACCGAGGCCGCGGAGATGATCCTGAGGGTCGACGAGATCATAACCTGCGCCCCGCGCAGGAGGGAGGACAGGATGTGA